TGATAGTAGCAGTTGATCTTTTACAGCTTGTCGTTCCCAAAATAATGCAGAAAGCAGTCGATCTGGTCGAAATTCCTGGAACTACATCTTCGAGCTTGATCAAACCTGCACTTTTGATCTTTCTAATCGCGATTGGAATTGCTGCCATCCGGTTCGTCTGGAGATTGCTTCTCATCGGAAATGCCTGGTTCGTCGATCGGGAACTTCGTCAGATGTATTATGAAC
This sequence is a window from Candidatus Cloacimonadota bacterium. Protein-coding genes within it:
- a CDS encoding ABC transporter ATP-binding protein, encoding MKTFEKVTPFIKKNWFRIFVGLLLIVAVDLLQLVVPKIMQKAVDLVEIPGTTSSSLIKPALLIFLIAIGIAAIRFVWRLLLIGNAWFVDRELRQMYYE